In Ctenopharyngodon idella isolate HZGC_01 chromosome 2, HZGC01, whole genome shotgun sequence, the following are encoded in one genomic region:
- the uck2b gene encoding uridine-cytidine kinase 2-B — MAGDTETHLLDREENGHTIRQPFLIGVSGGTASGKSSVCEKIMELLGQNKIDRHQRQVVILSQDSFYRELTPEQKAKALKGQFNFDHPDAFDSELIMKTLRDIIQGNTVHIPVYDFVTHSRKDEFVTVYPADVVLFEGILMFYSQEIRDLFQMKLFVDTDPDTRLSRRVLRDISERGRELEQVLNQYITFVKPAFEEFCLPTKKYADVIIPRGADNLVAINLIVQHIQDILNGGFTKRQNGLQNGHGTPRQRRASESSRPH; from the exons ATGGCTGGCGACACTGAAACACATCTTCTGGACAGAGAGGAGAACGGCCACACCATCCGACAGCCTTTCCTCATCGGTGTGTCTGGAGGCACCGCCAGTGGAAAG TCTTCAGTATGTGAGAAGATCATGGAGCTGTTGGGCCAGAATAAAATTGACCGTCATCAGCGGCAGGTGGTCATCCTCAGTCAAGACAGCTTTTACAGGGAGCTCACGCCTGAACagaaggccaaagcactcaaGGGACAGTTTAACTTCGATCACCCAG ATGCTTTTGACAGTGAGCTCATCATGAAGACTctgcgtgacatcattcagGGGAACACTGTGCACATCCCAGTTTATGACTTTGTTACCCATTCCAG GAAGGATGAATTTGTGACCGTGTATCCAGCAGATGTGGTTCTCTTTGAGGGGATTCTCATGTTCTACTCGCAAGAGATTCGAGATCTGTTCCAAATGAAACTGTTTGTGGACACAGACCCAGACACGCGACTCTCGCGAAGAG TGTTACGGGACATCAGTGAGAGAGGCAGAGAGTTGGAGCAGGTTCTGAACCAGTACATCACCTTTGTAAAGCCAGCCTTTGAGGAGTTCTGTCTTCCT ACCAAAAAGTATGCGGACGTCATCATCCCCCGAGGAGCAGACAATCTCG TGGCTATTAATCTGATTGTGCAGCATATTCAGGATATCCTGAATGGAGGATTCACCAAACGACAGAATGGTTTACAGAACGGCCACGGGACACCCAGACAAAGACGGGCATCTGAGTCGAGTAGACCTCACTGA